A stretch of the Zeugodacus cucurbitae isolate PBARC_wt_2022May chromosome 6, idZeuCucr1.2, whole genome shotgun sequence genome encodes the following:
- the Eif2c2_0 gene encoding protein argonaute-2 isoform X1, translated as MSTERELAPGGPGQLHTLPISYSDLGTTLQLNTAVRIIGKVYESQWTPSPPRPQSPTQSQTSFENLTSPPATGSSVNPTAVTSPSAQNVAVGGATVGGAGAAGLATQASTVASPLGAAAAASPTTQPELPVFTCPRRPNLGREGRPIVLRANHFQVSMPRGYVHHYDINIQPDKCPRKVNREIIETMVHAYSKIFGVLKPVFDGRNNLYTRDPLPIGNDRLELEVTLPGEGKDRIFRVTIKWMAQVSLFNLEEALEGRTRQIPYDAILALDVVMRHLPSMTYTPVGRSFFSSPDGYYHPLGGGREVWFGFHQSVRPSQWKMMLNIDVSATAFYKAQPVIDFMCEVLDIRDINEQRKPLTDSQRVKFTKEIKGLKIEITHCGAMRRKYRVCNVTRRPAQMQSFPLQLENGQTVECTVAKYFLDKYRMKLRYPHLPCLQVGQEHKHTYLPLEVCNIVAGQRCIKKLTDMQTSTMIKATARSAPDREREINNLVKRADFNNDSYVQEFGLTISNSMMEVRGRVLPPPKLQYGGRVSSMTGQQLFPPQNKVSLASPNQGVWDMRGKQFFTGVEIRVWAIACFAPQRTVREDALRNFTQQLQKISNDAGMPIIGQPCFCKYATGPDQVEPMFRYLKNSFNALQLVVVVLPGKTPVYAEVKRVGDTVLGMATQCVQAKNVNKTSPQTLSNLCLKINVKLGGINSILVPSIRPKVFNEPVIFLGADVTHPPAGDNKKPSIAAVVGSMDAHPSRYAATVRVQQHRQEIIQELSSMVRELLIMFYKSTGGYKPHRIILYRDGVSEGQFPHVLQHELTAIREACIKLEAEYRPGITFIVVQKRHHTRLFCAEKKEQSGKSGNIPAGTTVDVGITHPTEFDFYLCSHQGIQGTSRPSHYHVLWDDNHFDSDELQCLTYQLCHTYVRCTRSVSIPAPAYYAHLVAFRARYHLVEKEHDSGEGSHQSGCSEDRTPGAMARAITVHADTKKVMYFA; from the exons aatCTCAATGGACACCTTCGCCCCCGCGGCCTCAGAGCCCCACTCAATCGCAGACCAGTTTCGAAAACCTCACat CGCCACCAGCTACCGGTTCATCAGTGAATCCCACCGCCGTGACCAGCCCGAGTGCGCAAAATGTGGCCGTTGGAGGCGCAACTGTGGGTGGCGCAGGTGCCGCAGGTCTGGCTACACAGGCCTCCACGGTCGCCTCGCCATTGGGAGCGGCAGCTGCTGCTTCGCCCACCACGCAACCCGAACTGCCAGTATTTACGTGTCCGCGTAGACCAAATCTGGGACGAGAAGGTCGACCCATCGTTTTACGCGCCAATCACTTTCAAGTGTCTATGCCACGCGGCTATGTACATCACTACGATATCAATATTCAGCCGGACAAGTGTCCGCGCAAAGTGAATCGTGAAATCATAGAGACTATGGTACATGCATACAGCAAAATATTTGGTGTACTAAAGCCAGTATTTGACGGtcgtaataatttatatacgcGCGATCCGCTGCCCATAGGCAACGATCGTCTGGAATTGGAAGTCACGCTACCAGGCGAGGGGAAAGATCGTATTTTCCGTGTAACGATCAAATGGATGGCTCAAGTATCGCTTTTCAATTTAGAAGAAGCTCTGGAGGGACGTACACGCCAGATACCATACGATGCAATACTTGCATTAGATGTCGTAATGCGACATTTGCCGAGCATGACGTATACTCCTGTGGGACGGAGCTTCTTTAGCTCGCCAGATGGTTACTACCATCCTTTGGGTGGCGGTCGTGAGGTTTGGTTTGGTTTCCATCAGAGTGTGCGTCCATCCCAATGGAAGATGATGTTGAATATTGATG tttCGGCAACGGCATTCTATAAGGCGCAGCCAGTTATAGATTTTATGTGCGAAGTACTCGATATACGAGATATTAATGAACAAAGAAAACCACTGACAGATTCACAGCGTGTCAAATTCACAAAAGAAATCAAAGgtcttaaaattgaaattacccATTGTGGAGCCATGCGTCGCAAATATCGTGTTTGTAATGTAACACGTCGTCCAGCACAAATGCAATC gtTCCCCCTTCAGCTAGAGAATGGTCAAACTGTTGAGTGTACTGTAGCCAAGTACTTCTTGGATAAATACCGTATGAAATTACGTTATCCACATTTGCCATGTCTTCAGGTAGGACAGGAAcataagcatacatatttaccctTGGAGGTTTGTAATATTGTCGCCGGTCAACGTTGCATAAAAAAACTCACCGATATGCAAACATCGACAATGATTAAAGCTACAGCTCGTTCGGCACCCGATCGTGAGCGTGAAATCAACAATTTAGTGAAGAGAGCCGATTTCAATAACGATTCTTACGTGCAGGAATTCGGTTTGACCATTTCTAATTCTATGATGGAAGTGCGTGGTCGTGTACTACCACCGCCGAAACTACAATATGGGGGACGTGTATCAAGTATGACTGGACAG CAACTTTTCCCACCTCAGAATAAGGTGAGTTTGGCTTCACCCAATCAGGGTGTCTGGGATATGCGCGGTAAACAATTTTTCACCGGCGTGGAAATTCGTGTGTGGGCTATTGCTTGTTTCGCACCGCAAAGGACCGTGCGTGAAGATGCTTTGCGCAATTTTACTCagcaattgcaaaaaatttcaaacgacGCTGGTATGCCCATTATTGGACAGCCGTGCTTTTGCAAATACGCAACTGGTCCAGATCAAGTGGAGCCCATGTTTAGATATTTGAAGAATTCGTTCAATGCACTGCAGTTGGTCGTGGTTGTGCTGCCAGGAAAGACTCCTGTTTATg cTGAAGTAAAACGCGTTGGCGATACGGTCTTGGGCATGGCAACACAGTGCGTTCAGGCAAAGAATGTTAATAAAACTTCACCGCAAACTTTGTCGAATCTATGCTTAAAGATTAATGTTAAATTGGGCGGTATCAATTCGATATTGGTACCCTCAATTCGCCCGAAAGTTTTCAATGAACCAGTTATCTTTCTGGGCGCCGATGTCACTCATCCACCAGCCGGTGATAACAAGAAGCCATCAATTGCAGCGGTTGTTGGCTCAATGGATGCTCATCCATCGCGTTATGCCGCCACAGTGCGTGTGCAACAGCATCGTCAGGAGATTATACAAGAATTGAGCAGCATGGTTCGCGAGTTGTTGATTATGTTTTACAAATCGACTGGCGGTTATAAGCCACATCGCATCATATTATATCGTGACGGTGTGTCCGAGGGTCAATTTCCCCACGTATTGCAACATGAGTTAACCGCTATACGCGAGGCGTGCATCAAACTGGAAGCTGAATATCGTCCGGGCATTACATTTATTGTGGTACAAAAGCGACATCATACACGTCTCTTCTGCGCTGAGAAGAAAGAACAGAGCGGCAAATCTGGCAACATACCGGCTGGCACCACTGTGGATGTCGGTATTACACACCCGACCGAATTCGACTTTTATCTTTGCAGTCATCAAGGCATACAG GGTACAAGTCGACCTTCGCATTATCACGTACTATGGGATGACAATCATTTTGATTCCGATGAACTCCAATGTTTGACATATCAACTGTGTCACACTTATGTAAGGTGTACACGCTCCGTGTCGATACCAGCGCCCGCCTATTATGCTCATTTAGTAGCTTTCAGAGCCAG
- the Eif2c2_0 gene encoding protein argonaute-2 isoform X2: MSTERELAPGGPGQLHTLPISYSDLGTTLQLNTAVRIIGKVYAPPATGSSVNPTAVTSPSAQNVAVGGATVGGAGAAGLATQASTVASPLGAAAAASPTTQPELPVFTCPRRPNLGREGRPIVLRANHFQVSMPRGYVHHYDINIQPDKCPRKVNREIIETMVHAYSKIFGVLKPVFDGRNNLYTRDPLPIGNDRLELEVTLPGEGKDRIFRVTIKWMAQVSLFNLEEALEGRTRQIPYDAILALDVVMRHLPSMTYTPVGRSFFSSPDGYYHPLGGGREVWFGFHQSVRPSQWKMMLNIDVSATAFYKAQPVIDFMCEVLDIRDINEQRKPLTDSQRVKFTKEIKGLKIEITHCGAMRRKYRVCNVTRRPAQMQSFPLQLENGQTVECTVAKYFLDKYRMKLRYPHLPCLQVGQEHKHTYLPLEVCNIVAGQRCIKKLTDMQTSTMIKATARSAPDREREINNLVKRADFNNDSYVQEFGLTISNSMMEVRGRVLPPPKLQYGGRVSSMTGQQLFPPQNKVSLASPNQGVWDMRGKQFFTGVEIRVWAIACFAPQRTVREDALRNFTQQLQKISNDAGMPIIGQPCFCKYATGPDQVEPMFRYLKNSFNALQLVVVVLPGKTPVYAEVKRVGDTVLGMATQCVQAKNVNKTSPQTLSNLCLKINVKLGGINSILVPSIRPKVFNEPVIFLGADVTHPPAGDNKKPSIAAVVGSMDAHPSRYAATVRVQQHRQEIIQELSSMVRELLIMFYKSTGGYKPHRIILYRDGVSEGQFPHVLQHELTAIREACIKLEAEYRPGITFIVVQKRHHTRLFCAEKKEQSGKSGNIPAGTTVDVGITHPTEFDFYLCSHQGIQGTSRPSHYHVLWDDNHFDSDELQCLTYQLCHTYVRCTRSVSIPAPAYYAHLVAFRARYHLVEKEHDSGEGSHQSGCSEDRTPGAMARAITVHADTKKVMYFA, from the exons CGCCACCAGCTACCGGTTCATCAGTGAATCCCACCGCCGTGACCAGCCCGAGTGCGCAAAATGTGGCCGTTGGAGGCGCAACTGTGGGTGGCGCAGGTGCCGCAGGTCTGGCTACACAGGCCTCCACGGTCGCCTCGCCATTGGGAGCGGCAGCTGCTGCTTCGCCCACCACGCAACCCGAACTGCCAGTATTTACGTGTCCGCGTAGACCAAATCTGGGACGAGAAGGTCGACCCATCGTTTTACGCGCCAATCACTTTCAAGTGTCTATGCCACGCGGCTATGTACATCACTACGATATCAATATTCAGCCGGACAAGTGTCCGCGCAAAGTGAATCGTGAAATCATAGAGACTATGGTACATGCATACAGCAAAATATTTGGTGTACTAAAGCCAGTATTTGACGGtcgtaataatttatatacgcGCGATCCGCTGCCCATAGGCAACGATCGTCTGGAATTGGAAGTCACGCTACCAGGCGAGGGGAAAGATCGTATTTTCCGTGTAACGATCAAATGGATGGCTCAAGTATCGCTTTTCAATTTAGAAGAAGCTCTGGAGGGACGTACACGCCAGATACCATACGATGCAATACTTGCATTAGATGTCGTAATGCGACATTTGCCGAGCATGACGTATACTCCTGTGGGACGGAGCTTCTTTAGCTCGCCAGATGGTTACTACCATCCTTTGGGTGGCGGTCGTGAGGTTTGGTTTGGTTTCCATCAGAGTGTGCGTCCATCCCAATGGAAGATGATGTTGAATATTGATG tttCGGCAACGGCATTCTATAAGGCGCAGCCAGTTATAGATTTTATGTGCGAAGTACTCGATATACGAGATATTAATGAACAAAGAAAACCACTGACAGATTCACAGCGTGTCAAATTCACAAAAGAAATCAAAGgtcttaaaattgaaattacccATTGTGGAGCCATGCGTCGCAAATATCGTGTTTGTAATGTAACACGTCGTCCAGCACAAATGCAATC gtTCCCCCTTCAGCTAGAGAATGGTCAAACTGTTGAGTGTACTGTAGCCAAGTACTTCTTGGATAAATACCGTATGAAATTACGTTATCCACATTTGCCATGTCTTCAGGTAGGACAGGAAcataagcatacatatttaccctTGGAGGTTTGTAATATTGTCGCCGGTCAACGTTGCATAAAAAAACTCACCGATATGCAAACATCGACAATGATTAAAGCTACAGCTCGTTCGGCACCCGATCGTGAGCGTGAAATCAACAATTTAGTGAAGAGAGCCGATTTCAATAACGATTCTTACGTGCAGGAATTCGGTTTGACCATTTCTAATTCTATGATGGAAGTGCGTGGTCGTGTACTACCACCGCCGAAACTACAATATGGGGGACGTGTATCAAGTATGACTGGACAG CAACTTTTCCCACCTCAGAATAAGGTGAGTTTGGCTTCACCCAATCAGGGTGTCTGGGATATGCGCGGTAAACAATTTTTCACCGGCGTGGAAATTCGTGTGTGGGCTATTGCTTGTTTCGCACCGCAAAGGACCGTGCGTGAAGATGCTTTGCGCAATTTTACTCagcaattgcaaaaaatttcaaacgacGCTGGTATGCCCATTATTGGACAGCCGTGCTTTTGCAAATACGCAACTGGTCCAGATCAAGTGGAGCCCATGTTTAGATATTTGAAGAATTCGTTCAATGCACTGCAGTTGGTCGTGGTTGTGCTGCCAGGAAAGACTCCTGTTTATg cTGAAGTAAAACGCGTTGGCGATACGGTCTTGGGCATGGCAACACAGTGCGTTCAGGCAAAGAATGTTAATAAAACTTCACCGCAAACTTTGTCGAATCTATGCTTAAAGATTAATGTTAAATTGGGCGGTATCAATTCGATATTGGTACCCTCAATTCGCCCGAAAGTTTTCAATGAACCAGTTATCTTTCTGGGCGCCGATGTCACTCATCCACCAGCCGGTGATAACAAGAAGCCATCAATTGCAGCGGTTGTTGGCTCAATGGATGCTCATCCATCGCGTTATGCCGCCACAGTGCGTGTGCAACAGCATCGTCAGGAGATTATACAAGAATTGAGCAGCATGGTTCGCGAGTTGTTGATTATGTTTTACAAATCGACTGGCGGTTATAAGCCACATCGCATCATATTATATCGTGACGGTGTGTCCGAGGGTCAATTTCCCCACGTATTGCAACATGAGTTAACCGCTATACGCGAGGCGTGCATCAAACTGGAAGCTGAATATCGTCCGGGCATTACATTTATTGTGGTACAAAAGCGACATCATACACGTCTCTTCTGCGCTGAGAAGAAAGAACAGAGCGGCAAATCTGGCAACATACCGGCTGGCACCACTGTGGATGTCGGTATTACACACCCGACCGAATTCGACTTTTATCTTTGCAGTCATCAAGGCATACAG GGTACAAGTCGACCTTCGCATTATCACGTACTATGGGATGACAATCATTTTGATTCCGATGAACTCCAATGTTTGACATATCAACTGTGTCACACTTATGTAAGGTGTACACGCTCCGTGTCGATACCAGCGCCCGCCTATTATGCTCATTTAGTAGCTTTCAGAGCCAG
- the Eif2c2_0 gene encoding protein argonaute-2 isoform X3 — MYPHGQQSQWTPSPPRPQSPTQSQTSFENLTSPPATGSSVNPTAVTSPSAQNVAVGGATVGGAGAAGLATQASTVASPLGAAAAASPTTQPELPVFTCPRRPNLGREGRPIVLRANHFQVSMPRGYVHHYDINIQPDKCPRKVNREIIETMVHAYSKIFGVLKPVFDGRNNLYTRDPLPIGNDRLELEVTLPGEGKDRIFRVTIKWMAQVSLFNLEEALEGRTRQIPYDAILALDVVMRHLPSMTYTPVGRSFFSSPDGYYHPLGGGREVWFGFHQSVRPSQWKMMLNIDVSATAFYKAQPVIDFMCEVLDIRDINEQRKPLTDSQRVKFTKEIKGLKIEITHCGAMRRKYRVCNVTRRPAQMQSFPLQLENGQTVECTVAKYFLDKYRMKLRYPHLPCLQVGQEHKHTYLPLEVCNIVAGQRCIKKLTDMQTSTMIKATARSAPDREREINNLVKRADFNNDSYVQEFGLTISNSMMEVRGRVLPPPKLQYGGRVSSMTGQQLFPPQNKVSLASPNQGVWDMRGKQFFTGVEIRVWAIACFAPQRTVREDALRNFTQQLQKISNDAGMPIIGQPCFCKYATGPDQVEPMFRYLKNSFNALQLVVVVLPGKTPVYAEVKRVGDTVLGMATQCVQAKNVNKTSPQTLSNLCLKINVKLGGINSILVPSIRPKVFNEPVIFLGADVTHPPAGDNKKPSIAAVVGSMDAHPSRYAATVRVQQHRQEIIQELSSMVRELLIMFYKSTGGYKPHRIILYRDGVSEGQFPHVLQHELTAIREACIKLEAEYRPGITFIVVQKRHHTRLFCAEKKEQSGKSGNIPAGTTVDVGITHPTEFDFYLCSHQGIQGTSRPSHYHVLWDDNHFDSDELQCLTYQLCHTYVRCTRSVSIPAPAYYAHLVAFRARYHLVEKEHDSGEGSHQSGCSEDRTPGAMARAITVHADTKKVMYFA, encoded by the exons aatCTCAATGGACACCTTCGCCCCCGCGGCCTCAGAGCCCCACTCAATCGCAGACCAGTTTCGAAAACCTCACat CGCCACCAGCTACCGGTTCATCAGTGAATCCCACCGCCGTGACCAGCCCGAGTGCGCAAAATGTGGCCGTTGGAGGCGCAACTGTGGGTGGCGCAGGTGCCGCAGGTCTGGCTACACAGGCCTCCACGGTCGCCTCGCCATTGGGAGCGGCAGCTGCTGCTTCGCCCACCACGCAACCCGAACTGCCAGTATTTACGTGTCCGCGTAGACCAAATCTGGGACGAGAAGGTCGACCCATCGTTTTACGCGCCAATCACTTTCAAGTGTCTATGCCACGCGGCTATGTACATCACTACGATATCAATATTCAGCCGGACAAGTGTCCGCGCAAAGTGAATCGTGAAATCATAGAGACTATGGTACATGCATACAGCAAAATATTTGGTGTACTAAAGCCAGTATTTGACGGtcgtaataatttatatacgcGCGATCCGCTGCCCATAGGCAACGATCGTCTGGAATTGGAAGTCACGCTACCAGGCGAGGGGAAAGATCGTATTTTCCGTGTAACGATCAAATGGATGGCTCAAGTATCGCTTTTCAATTTAGAAGAAGCTCTGGAGGGACGTACACGCCAGATACCATACGATGCAATACTTGCATTAGATGTCGTAATGCGACATTTGCCGAGCATGACGTATACTCCTGTGGGACGGAGCTTCTTTAGCTCGCCAGATGGTTACTACCATCCTTTGGGTGGCGGTCGTGAGGTTTGGTTTGGTTTCCATCAGAGTGTGCGTCCATCCCAATGGAAGATGATGTTGAATATTGATG tttCGGCAACGGCATTCTATAAGGCGCAGCCAGTTATAGATTTTATGTGCGAAGTACTCGATATACGAGATATTAATGAACAAAGAAAACCACTGACAGATTCACAGCGTGTCAAATTCACAAAAGAAATCAAAGgtcttaaaattgaaattacccATTGTGGAGCCATGCGTCGCAAATATCGTGTTTGTAATGTAACACGTCGTCCAGCACAAATGCAATC gtTCCCCCTTCAGCTAGAGAATGGTCAAACTGTTGAGTGTACTGTAGCCAAGTACTTCTTGGATAAATACCGTATGAAATTACGTTATCCACATTTGCCATGTCTTCAGGTAGGACAGGAAcataagcatacatatttaccctTGGAGGTTTGTAATATTGTCGCCGGTCAACGTTGCATAAAAAAACTCACCGATATGCAAACATCGACAATGATTAAAGCTACAGCTCGTTCGGCACCCGATCGTGAGCGTGAAATCAACAATTTAGTGAAGAGAGCCGATTTCAATAACGATTCTTACGTGCAGGAATTCGGTTTGACCATTTCTAATTCTATGATGGAAGTGCGTGGTCGTGTACTACCACCGCCGAAACTACAATATGGGGGACGTGTATCAAGTATGACTGGACAG CAACTTTTCCCACCTCAGAATAAGGTGAGTTTGGCTTCACCCAATCAGGGTGTCTGGGATATGCGCGGTAAACAATTTTTCACCGGCGTGGAAATTCGTGTGTGGGCTATTGCTTGTTTCGCACCGCAAAGGACCGTGCGTGAAGATGCTTTGCGCAATTTTACTCagcaattgcaaaaaatttcaaacgacGCTGGTATGCCCATTATTGGACAGCCGTGCTTTTGCAAATACGCAACTGGTCCAGATCAAGTGGAGCCCATGTTTAGATATTTGAAGAATTCGTTCAATGCACTGCAGTTGGTCGTGGTTGTGCTGCCAGGAAAGACTCCTGTTTATg cTGAAGTAAAACGCGTTGGCGATACGGTCTTGGGCATGGCAACACAGTGCGTTCAGGCAAAGAATGTTAATAAAACTTCACCGCAAACTTTGTCGAATCTATGCTTAAAGATTAATGTTAAATTGGGCGGTATCAATTCGATATTGGTACCCTCAATTCGCCCGAAAGTTTTCAATGAACCAGTTATCTTTCTGGGCGCCGATGTCACTCATCCACCAGCCGGTGATAACAAGAAGCCATCAATTGCAGCGGTTGTTGGCTCAATGGATGCTCATCCATCGCGTTATGCCGCCACAGTGCGTGTGCAACAGCATCGTCAGGAGATTATACAAGAATTGAGCAGCATGGTTCGCGAGTTGTTGATTATGTTTTACAAATCGACTGGCGGTTATAAGCCACATCGCATCATATTATATCGTGACGGTGTGTCCGAGGGTCAATTTCCCCACGTATTGCAACATGAGTTAACCGCTATACGCGAGGCGTGCATCAAACTGGAAGCTGAATATCGTCCGGGCATTACATTTATTGTGGTACAAAAGCGACATCATACACGTCTCTTCTGCGCTGAGAAGAAAGAACAGAGCGGCAAATCTGGCAACATACCGGCTGGCACCACTGTGGATGTCGGTATTACACACCCGACCGAATTCGACTTTTATCTTTGCAGTCATCAAGGCATACAG GGTACAAGTCGACCTTCGCATTATCACGTACTATGGGATGACAATCATTTTGATTCCGATGAACTCCAATGTTTGACATATCAACTGTGTCACACTTATGTAAGGTGTACACGCTCCGTGTCGATACCAGCGCCCGCCTATTATGCTCATTTAGTAGCTTTCAGAGCCAG